A genomic region of Dreissena polymorpha isolate Duluth1 chromosome 4, UMN_Dpol_1.0, whole genome shotgun sequence contains the following coding sequences:
- the LOC127878658 gene encoding uncharacterized protein LOC127878658 — protein MHARLGWMICGALAVTVINWLMTHLDPVWFHHNVKETHLTRPVSQSWLTSSQTAGKVHSSISPVSENWLTSPQTAGKVHQPGSQKWHTIPRTTEKGVYQDIGVKRLDPIIYSEACSGTINDSRRNTFFNDYVKVQHYLDDLFGSMADINALSKDADPVFISDASSNHFRESMDMFNNFNSVVRKMKPNLRMIFYDLDKIRLSV, from the exons ATGCATGCACGACTAGGATGGATGATATGTGGAGCTTTAG CCGTGACAGTGATTAACTGGTTGATGACTCATCTCGACCCGGTATGGTTTCATCACAATGTTAAGGAAACCCATCTAACACGTCCGGTGTCACAGTCCTGGCTTACAAGTTCACAAACTGCGGGAAAAGTGCATTCAAGTATAAGTCCGGTGTCAGAGAACTGGTTAACGAGCCCACAAACTGCGGGAAAAGTGCATCAACCGGGGTCACAGAAGTGGCATACTATCCCCAGAACAACCGAAAAGGGCGTTTATCAGGATATTG GTGTAAAGAGACTAGACCCCATAATTTACAGTGAGGCCTGCAGTGGGACTATCAACGATTCACGCCGCAATACCTTCTTCAATGACTATGTCAAGGTGCAACACTACTTGGATG ACTTGTTCGGTAGCATGGCAGACATTAACGCGCTTTCCAAGGACGCAGATCCGGTGTTCATAAGCGATGCGTCGTCAAATCACTTCCGAGAGTCCATGGATATGTTTAACAACTTCAACTCTGTTGTGCGAAAGATGAAACCAAATCTACGAATGATTTTCTATGATTTAG ATAAAATCCGTTTGTCAGTGTGA